The Aggregatilinea lenta genome includes a region encoding these proteins:
- the atpD gene encoding F0F1 ATP synthase subunit beta, which yields MVAMTKEDTKGVVSQILGGVVDVAFPADSNLPDIYDAIRVPRDGQDDLILEVQQHLGSGAVRTVAMDTTDGLQRGVPAFTTGAPIQVPVGEVVLGRIFNVLGKAIDGKDDVVTDLWYPIHRSAPSFDEQATDVEMFETGIKVIDLIAPFRRGGKAGIFGGAGTGKTVIIMELIRSIAKEHAGFSVFAGVGERTREGTQLYHEMIESGVINQTAMVFGQMNEPSGVRLRVALSGLAMAEYFRDQGRDVLLFIDNIFRFSLSGSEVSALLGRMPSAVGYQPTLAQEMGDLQERITSTKTGSITSLQAVYVPADDYSDPAPVAVFAHLDGTIALDRQIAAQAIFPAVDPLASNSRVLDPLVVGEEHYRTARDVQQVLQRYKDLQDIIAILGIDELSEEDRAIVGRARRIQFFLSQPMFVAEQFTGREGRYVPVAETVRGFRMILDGEMDHVPEQMFYMAGLIDEVAERYADAQAEESRTSA from the coding sequence ATGGTAGCGATGACTAAAGAGGACACGAAAGGCGTCGTTTCTCAGATTCTGGGCGGCGTGGTGGACGTGGCGTTCCCCGCCGACTCGAATCTGCCCGATATCTATGACGCTATCCGCGTTCCCCGTGACGGTCAGGACGACCTGATCCTTGAAGTGCAGCAGCATCTGGGCAGCGGCGCGGTCCGTACGGTAGCGATGGACACCACCGACGGCTTGCAGCGCGGCGTGCCTGCCTTTACCACCGGCGCACCGATCCAGGTCCCAGTAGGTGAGGTAGTGCTGGGGCGAATTTTTAACGTGCTCGGCAAGGCCATCGACGGCAAAGACGATGTCGTCACCGATCTGTGGTATCCGATTCACCGTTCCGCGCCGTCATTCGACGAGCAGGCAACTGACGTCGAGATGTTCGAGACAGGTATCAAGGTCATCGACCTGATCGCGCCGTTCCGTCGCGGCGGTAAGGCCGGGATCTTCGGCGGTGCGGGCACGGGCAAGACCGTGATCATCATGGAGCTGATCCGCTCCATCGCCAAGGAGCACGCCGGATTCTCGGTGTTTGCGGGCGTGGGTGAGCGGACGCGTGAAGGTACGCAGCTCTATCACGAAATGATCGAAAGCGGCGTTATCAACCAGACGGCGATGGTCTTCGGCCAGATGAACGAGCCGTCGGGCGTGCGCCTGCGCGTGGCGCTGAGCGGGCTGGCGATGGCGGAATATTTCCGCGACCAGGGCCGCGACGTGCTGCTGTTCATCGACAACATCTTCCGCTTCTCGCTGAGCGGATCGGAAGTCTCGGCGCTGCTGGGCCGTATGCCCTCCGCCGTGGGCTACCAGCCGACGCTGGCGCAGGAGATGGGCGACCTTCAGGAGCGCATCACCAGTACCAAGACTGGCTCGATCACGTCACTCCAGGCTGTATACGTGCCCGCTGACGACTACTCAGACCCGGCCCCGGTCGCGGTGTTCGCGCACCTGGACGGTACGATCGCGCTCGACCGCCAGATCGCGGCGCAGGCGATCTTCCCGGCGGTGGACCCGCTGGCGAGCAACAGCCGCGTGCTCGATCCGCTGGTGGTGGGCGAAGAACACTACCGCACTGCGCGCGACGTGCAGCAGGTGCTCCAGCGTTACAAGGACCTGCAGGACATCATCGCCATCCTGGGGATCGACGAGCTGTCCGAAGAAGACCGGGCGATTGTCGGGCGTGCGCGCCGCATTCAGTTCTTCCTCAGCCAGCCGATGTTCGTCGCGGAACAGTTCACGGGCCGTGAAGGGCGCTACGTGCCGGTGGCTGAGACGGTGCGCGGCTTCCGCATGATCCTCGACGGCGAGATGGACCACGTCCCGGAGCAGATGTTCTATATGGCCGGGCTGATCGATGAAGTGG